A region of the Sardina pilchardus chromosome 3, fSarPil1.1, whole genome shotgun sequence genome:
GCCAACAGGTGCAAAATGAACCAGCACGTGCCCCACTTCACCAGTGGGAATGGCCTGCATCCCCATGGCAACGCATTCATGTTGACTTTGCAGGGCCCTTCATGGGCACGAGCTTCCTAGTGGTGGTGGATGCATGCTCCAAATGGCCAGAAGTTTTCACTATGAACTCCACCACAACAAGTCAAACTATCACAGTGCTGAGGGATCTCTTTGCCAGAACTGGAGTTCCGGAGCAACTCGTCAGTGATAACAGGCCCCAATTCACAAGTGACGACTTCCAGAGATTTTTGAGGAGAAATGGGATCCGACACATCACCTCAGCCCCCTGGCACCCGGCGACCAATGGTCAGGCAGAAAGGTTCGTTCAAACCTTAAAACAAGCCCTCAGAGCAATGCAGAATGACAATATCACTCTCCACCATAAACTGAGTAACTTCTTATTCGCCTACAGAAATGCTACACATGCCACCACCAACCAGACACCAGCCATGCTGTTCCTGGGGCGTCCTCTTCGTTCCAGATTGGATCTACTCCAGCCAAATAGCAGACGCACTGTCCAAGACAGACAACTGCAACAGGCTCAGAGGGTCTGTGAAGGGAAACTGCGACACTTTGCCATTGGACAGAGCGTATTGGCAAGGAGCTACAGAGGAGACCACAAATGGGTGGCTGTAGTAAAAGAACGACATGGCCCCCTGTCCTACACCGTTGAAGTAGCATCAGGCATCGTTTGGCGGCGCCATGTTGACCAGCTTAGAAAATCGGGACTGACTCCGGATGAAGATTTGTCTATGGTGTCTGCCGCTGCTGAAACAGGAGGGCCTGCAACACCCCCAGAGCCCTCTCCACCAATGGACTGTCAGCCTGCCAGTGATGTCAGCCTGCCAGTGGTGCCAGCCTCCGCTAACACCAGTGTCCCTGTGGGAACCCGGGTGGACACACCCAGCGATGAGGGACGTTACCCCACTCGTGTCCATAAGCCCCCTCAGAGACTGATAGCAGAATAGTTGTTTCGCTACATATCTAATTTCAATTCCTAACATTGAACAATGTTCTTTACAGTTGTATCTAAGAGGGAGGAATTGTAGTGTTTGGAGTAACCTGATGGTGTCGCTattagaccccgaagccatttgttttgagaataacggctggctgatgaagttattggctggctagccggctcagccaaaacctaaatggctgctgcagccgccaaatttggaatggctgataatggcttaagTTGCctcttcatgtctacagatgtatatgttgtactagatctcaatacacaatgttattatatcatttttaacaaagctctgcacatttcacttcaatgtagactgaagCATGCATTGTGAGCTAGCGCAGCAATTTCTGGAGATGGTGAAATGCTGCAGTCGCAGTAAAATCGCGTGCTGTAAATCTGTCCGCTCCAGAATAcgtttcatatcatcaatctttggttttgatgtttgtgcaaccgggccctgaagattttCAAGTCCGAGTAGAActtcgtaggaattaggaaagtatatgAAAAGCGAGATCAAAATAAGGCTACCGTtggcttctttcccccatttcatCTCAGCGCGAGAAAGCAAAAACATTGCAGAGAACGTGGACTTTTAATTGGCCGTCAActcactgagtcctgtgtatcgtagcaacgagcacaagaCTGATGTGGTGAATCCAGTGGGAAAACCTTGtgtatcgtttatttttcgtaCCCTCTATGTGATATAACTGTTTTTAGATGCAACAAGTCTAAGTCTAGGTTTGGCTCAGCCAAAGTttatcagatggcggctcaatttggcttacaCAATTATTGGCTGGCAGCGGCTGAAATTCTAAATGGCGCAAATGGCGGCGCGTGGCGGCGGCTTCGGGGTCTAGTCGCTATAGTGAGTTCTGTAAGAGTGTTGATTGGTAATGCCTGTTTGCTTCCACCGCTCTGCTCTTCTTAAATGAAGTTAGTTACAAGCAAGCCGTGCCTCTATGCATCTTATTGATAAAATAGTAACAAACACAACAGATCCATGGGCAATTTCATTTTAAACATCTTCAGGTGGGTAAGGACTGGAATTTTATTGAGGTAGCAGCAAAGCTGCAgaaccccattgtgtttcttaGTATTCTTCTTTTGGTAACAATACACAGCAAAACATCATTCTAACTGCACAGTAACATGAACAAGAAGTAAGgatggcttttattttgaatagaATACAAGGATTGGTCCATTCATCATTGTGAAGTTATACCTATCTGAATACCATTGCATGTTTGTGGTTATCAACTGTAGCATACGGTTTTAGATCTTAACTCAATGTTATGAAAGGAAAGTACATATCtatgtttttcatttcccaTTTCTATCTAGTGGgctatggtgtgtgagagagtttgagtGTCTCCTTGTGGCCTAATATTTTCACTACAGATGGGACTGCTCTGCTGACTAAAATCCTTTGACCCTCACCATCCCAAAAACCAGTGCATGTCCTTGTGCAAATGTTGCTTTCAACAAGAGCTAAGGTGAACTGGATCTTAGGCTAATGTTCTAGGAGGAAACATTGTACAACCAATACTGATCAGTTCATTTGCTTTTTTTCTAGAGTTgcgcaaaaaataaataaacaatacagAGGACAAATTTACAACAGCAACTGTTAATCACATTTTATTGCAAAATGTAATTATGAACCAGAAAAATGACGGTAGGCCTATATATCATATGAAGATCAGGTCAAATATTATCAGATTAAAAAGGTAGGCTCACTGCACGACAGAATAACTAGGGTTTAACGTGATCAACCACCGGTGCTTGCTTGGTGTGGAGATTTCAGCCACCTGACCTGAAAAGACACTGGGATGGTGCTAACATTAGAATGCACGCATGACTACCCAGATCAACAGCAACAGAATCCAGGACACTCTGGCCATGTTGGATGCGTTTGATGGCCCTGGTCGCGGTGGAGTTCTGTCACAGCTGGGTGTCGGACTCTCCATCAAGTCACTGATCTTGTCAATGCGGTTCCAGTGCATGTTCTGCCAAAATAAGAGAGGGAAGTATATCTGTTTATTTGAATTTTATATTTGTAATTATTtctatatattttaaaaaggcTTAGGGTAACGTCTCCAAGAGTGTGTAAACTGATGTTTGTGCTTTCACAATTTCAGTGAAAACCTGAGCCTTCAAAGAGTCTCATTGAGAGGGAGGTCAGTGTCTAAATATGATAAAGATGAAGAAAATGTCTTCCTTATGGGCAGCATCGTTTGAATGACCATAGAATATGGCGTTGTGATTTGAGCTTGTATTGGCCTGCAGAAACAAATATGCCATTTTGGATGAAGTATTTGTGTTTCACTTGCCTCTCCATCATCTACCATAAGGTCTTGTGGGATGTTTTTCAAGGTCCTCTCATACTCAATGACTGCCTCTTCATCCCATGTCTTCTGGCTGAGCGTCATGTACAATTCGCTGCAACACAGTTGGCACAATATCAATACAAGCCACCCAGCTGAGGTAAAAATAGAGATGGAACAGGTTTTCTATTGTATTTCCTATAGAATTCCATCCTTCAGTCAAAAAGAGAACTCACACACCAATGTTGCCGATGCAGTTTAATCCAGCCAGTGAGTGTGAAGTGCTACCCTATAGCGCAAAACGTTCTCGGTCCCATTCAGACCATCATCAGTGCAAAAAGATGATGGTCTGCACTGATGATGGTCTGAATGGGACTGAAAACTTTTTGCACTATAGGGTAGCACTTGTTGGATTAAACTTTGCATCGGCAACATTGATGCCACCATTGGTCTCTTTTTGACTGAAGGATTGTGATATACTCTTGGAACTAACGCACCCACCAGGCCGTGAGTCGTTGGTGCAACACCCTGTTTGCTCGATATACTTCCATGACATTATATTCAAATAAACCAGGGCATTTGGTGAGGTACACTCCCactgttctttttttgtaaGTCACGGTCCTGTCTTACTTATCTGTTGATGCTCCCAGTTTGGTCTTGAGGGCCTCGATGTCAGGAAAACTGACGCAGTTGCTTATATTGGAGGCAGGATAGTAGAGGACAAATACCAGACACATCTCCTCCTGTGTGCTCAAGCCACCCTGACGGGAGAAAGAAGTGTTGGTGATGAAGTGGAGTTCAAAGCTTTGGTTACTCAATATTGTAATATACTCAATATAATTACTCAGTATTTTACTGAGTCAATATAATACTCAACATTACTGACCCATGTGAGTCCAGTGCGATTAGAGGTATCATATGTACACTCCACCACAAGAGAATCTCCCTGCAAATCAAAGCCAGGCAtaattcagacagacagattcaGTCAGACAGTAGCTAGAAATGTAAGAAAGTTTGAAATTGCTATACTGTCACAATCTAAACCATATCCATATTCTCTTGGTCTCTAAGTGCAAACATATAATCAGTAATGCATGCCAATCTCATAAAACATATACGTGATAATAAACCATAAATGCAAACCATTTTAAGAGTTTTTATTTTGCCCAGGTTTTTAATTTCCTGAAATTCAAAGTCGTAGTGATCATCAAAGGCCAAAAATCCAATCTGTTTGTCTTCCCTGAAACATAATAGATAAGAGGCTGAAGAACAAAGtagtttacatggacattaatattccaaTATTAAACCAATTAAGACAATATTCTGAATAAGAGTATTCCGATTTTAGCCGCATTATTGAGGTGCATTGTAGGCTATACACATTAATCAAATTATAACGTCCTATTCGAATTTTCGGTGCAGAACCTTTTACACCATCAACTGTCTTTGCTAGTAATGATCGGGTTCTGCTGCATTACACACAGGAATATGATTAGAATAGTCTATCAACAATGTAAACCCCATAATTACAATATTGTCTTATTCTGAATAAGgtcggaatattaatgtccatgttgACGTAGTTGCTGATAATCATATATATTCCTTTGCCCCCTTTggtatacactgtaaaaaaaatccgTAGTTTTTACGGAAAAAAACTGGCAGCTGTGGTTACCGGAACAATTCCGTAAAATTTACAGCAATACAGTAATTGCCTTTACAGAAAACATGTAGATTTTACATGTTAAACCTGTATATTAAACACAGAACTTATGTTATATTAGCGTTGCAAAAGGGTGTTAAAACACAATGGTTGTGAGAAAAATGTTCAATGAATACGAACATGTTACAGTTTATAACACCAGATCTTTCTCTGTTGATTGTGAATGTCTCAATATTGCTGTTACCATGGTGACTATGGGAGTGAAACAACCACACAATTTCATATTAGCATTTGACTTTAGAATTGTGTTATTACATTGTATTAACTTACCGCTCCATGGTTCTCAAAGTTCAACGACCATTTTCAGATAACATGTATTTACGTCAGCTGGATATTTAAACCGGACTAGGTCTAATGCTTTCATGTCTACGGTGTATTTTTTTTCCTAATAAACGATTACATCAGTGGTTATATCCGGTGATCACAACATCAACCGAGTAGGATAGCctaagctaaaatgtcccaCAGTGTTTCAAACTAATAATATAGCCAATAAATGAAGTAGTAACCAAAGATTTTTATATATAGATCGTTTTGTTTAACAAATTATAAGCAAGGTCACTTCTGTTGCTAGGCAACTCTAAACAAATGCCTCAGGTTAACATCAGACGTGTCTGACACATTTTCCACACGTTTTGGTTCAAATAATGTGTTTTGCTGCTTGGACTACACTTGGTGGCAGTCTTGGCATTTTGGAAAcctttcatttcatatttatatatataaaaaaacaggtTAAAGTCTAGCCTACATAATCACACTGTAATATTAACACTGTGTTATTGTCATTTAATATGGATTGCATTGTTTTTataatacagtatttgtgtgtcacaataacatcaaaaagtatTTTGAACACGTAAAGTATGTGTAAAGaacatttttttacttttcaattTACAGTTATAtttagtttaacattttactaAATTACACTGCAAATTAAACAATGTTTCATTGTAATTCCCTTTACAGGTTTTTTATGTAGCGATTTTACAGCATTTCAGTGTTCATTTTACggacattttttacagtgtattttaGTATAAAATACTTGATGTAAAGTGGTGGTAGCattgtggttaaggagctgggctatcACGCAACCAGAAAAGTTGTAGGTTCTATTCCCAACAAATACCTTGGACCTTAATTGTGCCCTTGAACAAAGTACTGAACTCTGAGTTTCTCTGAATGATTGATGTAAGGCGCTTTTGATAATAATGCCAACCAaatataaatgaaaaataaaggtGGTTAATTTCCAGCTAGCCCAAACTTTTTATATTACAACAATGCAACTGTATACATTTCAGTCTGATGCTTTCATTTAAGTTTTGTTGTGATACTGGTGACATGAGTCATCTTCATCTCACCTAAAGTGACCCACCCGAACCTTCCTCCCAGCCAGGTGAGTGTGCAGTCCAGTTGCAAACACCTGCATATCCTGAGCGTAAGgaacccacacacgcacaagtgaaaaaAGGATTACTGTAAGTCACTGAGCCAAGACATTCTGGTTAGTACCTCTGACGTGACAAACATCTGCAGGATCTGGTGTTTTATGTAGATGACATCCAGTGACAATGTTACATGATCGGACAAACTGATGTACCTTTGTGTTAGCggacaggtcacacacaccatatgtgTGAAAAGATGTGGTATTGGGTGGTATGCTGTACCCAGGGGCCACTGCTAAACCAGCCTGCAGAGTGCCTGCATCATGCTTGCGGAGCTGGGATGTGTAGTGCAAGCGCAGCCCTGAGTTGTCCACTCGACCTGGAAGAGGAGGGGACACAGCAGACATTTTGGACATTATACATGACGAACTCAAAGGGTCCCGCTGTGATAACAGATGCCACGCAGTCCACT
Encoded here:
- the LOC134076457 gene encoding DBH-like monooxygenase protein 2 homolog isoform X2, whose product is MPTLDQEQSYSLLSLTETDGQTTMRFERSIKSCDTDDHPITELPVKLIYAYGQTDQIGYHRQLRGTKEVNLLKYMPRSIPTQSQYFDLTMLNFTVPPADTRYECRVLNAPTFAEKQHIYRIQPLIDHPDVVHHLLLYKCLPHVNETFQEQCYTNPKHGACFQIMAAWGVGGGDFEVPEHVGIPIGGDEGDCMYRLEIHYNNPMMIEGRVDNSGLRLHYTSQLRKHDAGTLQAGLAVAPGYSIPPNTTSFHTYGVCDLSANTKDMQVFATGLHTHLAGRKVRVGHFREDKQIGFLAFDDHYDFEFQEIKNLGKIKTLKMGDSLVVECTYDTSNRTGLTWGGLSTQEEMCLVFVLYYPASNISNCVSFPDIEALKTKLGASTDNELYMTLSQKTWDEEAVIEYERTLKNIPQDLMVDDGENMHWNRIDKISDLMESPTPSCDRTPPRPGPSNASNMARVSWILLLLIWVVMRAF
- the LOC134076457 gene encoding DBH-like monooxygenase protein 2 homolog isoform X1, producing the protein MLKWGFDDVQGNITFELCVNTTGWISFGMSPNGGMTGADLVIGGVNPDGFYFGDYHANGNEMPTLDQEQSYSLLSLTETDGQTTMRFERSIKSCDTDDHPITELPVKLIYAYGQTDQIGYHRQLRGTKEVNLLKYMPRSIPTQSQYFDLTMLNFTVPPADTRYECRVLNAPTFAEKQHIYRIQPLIDHPDVVHHLLLYKCLPHVNETFQEQCYTNPKHGACFQIMAAWGVGGGDFEVPEHVGIPIGGDEGDCMYRLEIHYNNPMMIEGRVDNSGLRLHYTSQLRKHDAGTLQAGLAVAPGYSIPPNTTSFHTYGVCDLSANTKDMQVFATGLHTHLAGRKVRVGHFREDKQIGFLAFDDHYDFEFQEIKNLGKIKTLKMGDSLVVECTYDTSNRTGLTWGGLSTQEEMCLVFVLYYPASNISNCVSFPDIEALKTKLGASTDNELYMTLSQKTWDEEAVIEYERTLKNIPQDLMVDDGENMHWNRIDKISDLMESPTPSCDRTPPRPGPSNASNMARVSWILLLLIWVVMRAF